CGGACTCTGTGGACGAAGATCAAGGCGATGTGTCGAAGACTGAGGTGGATGACGCTGTAGTGACACCGTGGACGGAAAGTTATCCGTGTCCGGGAACGGCATGCTCGAGATCTTTCAAATACTACAAGAACCTCACTGCCCATTTGAAGAATGATCACTTGGACAATGATGAGAATGTAAAGCACTTCCTTGAAATGAATAACAGGAAGGCACTCTGTAAATACTGCCGACGCCATTTTGTCAGTGATTACCATCTGAAAGCCCATTTAAAGGTCCACTCTGGCTTGCAACCGTATATTTGCATTCAAATGGACTGCAACGCCAGCTTCCAGGCCTTTGCGGATCTGGTGAAGCACAGAAAGCAACACAAGGAATTCCTATCCAAGTGCACGTTCAAAGGCTGCAACAAGGTTTTCAGCGGATCGTGCTTACTCTACCACCACGAAGCCCAGCATTACAGGGAAGCGGCCTACTCGTGCAATTTGTCGGGCTGCAAGAAATTCTATTTTTCCAAAAGCGAATTCCAAACTCATCTGCAAACGCATGGCTTGACGAGTCTGGAAGAATTTGAGGCCAGGCTTCTGAAAAAAGGAAGCGGCGACTCCTCGGAGGATGTGACGGAAGACGACTCTCAGCTCGTGACCGGAGAGGAGAAGCCTTGTCCTGTGGTTAGCAACGTTGCAGAAAATGCAACTGAGAAACCATTACAGAGTTGCAGCTATTCTCTGCCGCAAGGAACGATAAAAAGGGAAAAGGAGTATAGTCCAGATGATTCTTATTGCCCCGCAAGGCTGGATACGGACAGGGCTGATTCAGCCAGCAAGGGTAAACCTGCATATCCTAACCTCCGGGGTGTTTATTCAGAAAACTTGCTTGTGCCGTTAGAAAAGCTGGCATCCTTTAAAGAGTTGAGTGACATTGAGGACATGATGAAGGCTGCCACACTTCACCCTGAAATCAACAGGAGCTTAGCCAAGCACAAAATCACCACTAATGTTGCAGATAGCTTGCCAGCTTTCAATAGGTTTGCTTGTGGTATCGTTGGCTGCAGCATGGAGTATGCCTTGGCAAAGGACCTGAAGAAACACATTAGGGCAGCACATTCAAATTATTATAAAGGAAAGAAGATTGATAAACACAGCAGAAGTGTTCTGAAAGGTTCTGCTGCAAGTCAAGACAGGGATAAAGCTGAGATGGGAGAGCAAGCCTTATCAACGCAGCTGTTGTCATTGCAGGGGCAAGAAGGACAGTTAGGTGCACCCATTGATGCACTTCGCAAAAACAAAAGTGTGTTACACAAAGCGCAAAGAATTAAGAGGCCCAAGAATAACAGGAATGCCAAATggcccgctatctttaagggcgaTAAGTTTGTCTGCTCTCGATGCTTCAAGGAGTTTACGAACCCCAAGTCACTCGGTGGCCACCTTGCTCGCAAAATAAAATGCCCTTTACTGGCTGAGAATAGCACAGAGGCTAATGCAGTTGTGCAGGCTAATGCAGTTGTGCAGGCTAATGCAGTTGTGCAGGCTAATGCAGTTGTGCAGGCTAATGCAGTTGAGCAGGCTAATGCAGTTGTGCAGCCTAATGCAGTTGTGCAGCCTAATGCAGTTGTGCAGCCTAATGCAGTTGAGCAGCCTAATGCAGTTGAACAGCCTAATGCAGTTGAGCAGCCTAACGAAGGCGAGCCACCAAGCCAGTCCGTTAACATTCCTGAGGTTCCAACTCTCGAGGAACTCGTAAGGGCTCTGCAGAAGCTGCAGCTGAATAAATCTGAAGCCGTTGTGGGCAAAGTGACGGTGTGTGCCTCTGCTTTAACTTCACCCCTGATGGAGCCTGGGCTGACCTCCACCAGTGCCGCTTCCATGTCCACACCTTTAGATAATGTTTCCCAACCACAGCCACACTCTCGTGAGCTCTTCCAACTCGATTCATCGAAAGAGGACTCGGGGGTCATTAAGCCATTTGTTTGCGACAATGACGGATGTGCCTTTAAGGCGATGACCAAAGATGGCCTCATTAACCATTACGTTAAAACTCACAAGTACCCCAAGGACAAGGTCCTCAAGTTAAGCCGCTTTCAACTCAGGTTTGCCCCATTCAAATGCCACATCTGCCTAAGAACATTTACGAGAAAAACAAATCTCAGAACTCATTACAAACAAATGCATAGGTTCAGTAAAGAGGACATGCAGAAAGGAAAGTTCTCGTATATAAACTGTGTTTCTGTTCCTGGCAATAGAAACCCTCAGCTGATTGTGCCAAATATATTAATTAAAACTGAGAATGAGAGTCCCCTCCGCACTGAAGAGATATTGTGCGGTGCTCCCAATGTCACTGAAAGGTTGGGTTTGTCTGAAGACGCTGAGCCAATTAAAACAGAAAAGGATTCCCTTTATCCAATGACCGTTCCTTACCAGACTGAAGACTGTAATTTATTTGGAGATGATGAGCATGTACAACTTGGCACAGTGGGCGGTAGCTGGCGCCAGCCTGGCAGTGATTCGGAGAACACGATGAATGAGTCTTTCACGACAGAGGTTGAATGTTCTGAATCTGCAGAATCGTTAAAATCCGAGGAGCTGCATCTGAACGGCAGCGTGGAGTCTGGCGGCTTGATGCCGGACAGCGCGGACGAGTCCGAATCCAAGGAAGAGGGTCGGGGGAGCCGAAGAGTTGGTGCTAAAACCAACCTGTGCTACATGTTGAACAAGTATCACAAACCTTATCACTGCATTCACAAGGGCTGCACTGCGGCTTTCACCGGCCAGCCTAACCTGATCCGACACTACCAGACGGTTCACCAGTACAACCGGGAGCAAATGAGTCTGGAGGAAGATCAAGGAAATGCCAAGAAAGACAATACCAAAGTCAAGAAAATCTTCAAGTGCAAGTTTGAGGGTTGCACCAAGCGCTTCCAGTATCCTCGCGTGCTTTTGAGGCACTACAGTGAAATCCACAAGCTCGCCGGGGGTGAGTCGGGGAAGTTTGCTTGCAATCAGGCGGATTGTCTCTCCCCTTTTAACATGTACGGCAACCTCAGACGGCAGGCTGCCGAGTTACAGTTCAAGTGCAGCATAGACGGCTGCAGCCGTAACTACACGATCCGTTCCAGCTACCTGCGACATGTCCAAAGACAGCACAAAGCCCATTACAAGTCAATACTACTGAGGCCGCGGAAAAACTCCAAATATGACCGCAAGTCTAATTTGGAAAGATGCAACCTGGAATGTCTGGCTGGAGGTGCCAATGGATCCAGTTCGTCTGTTAAGCCTGAGATGAAGCTGTTTAAGCAGGAGCAACTCACGGATGAAGACAGTTCCAGCTCCGTGCCACTGCGTCCAACTAATTTGGGTCGAATCAGCGGAGAGAATCTCTCGGACGAGGAAAGCTGCGATTCCGAGTCTGAGGTCGACTCTAATTTTGAAATTTACAAGGCGAACCTCGACTCGTTTGGTTCAGCCCTGAAGCAGGAGTCTGACTTTGAAAGCCATCAGCACGGCGGGCATCTCACAGGCAAGGCTTGCAACAGGAAAAGAAAATTGGCAGCGGCTTTAAAGAGGAGTCTCGCGGACGATCATTCGGACAACTCGAATGACTCGTCGGCGGTGCAGGACGGGGACTGTGGGAGGAGTGGATCCTCCCTGGTTTACTGCGGTTCCTCAGTGGACGAGTACGATAAGGAATTGAGGAAATTGGGCAAGTGTCGTGATTTTTTGTTGAAGAGCGCCGACTGTGGGCTTGCGATGTGCAAGATTGAGATTTTGAGGGATCAGTTTCCGTGCATGGTAGACAACTGCCAAACCGTGGTCCTGAGCCGGCGCAGCGTGATGAGACACTACAAGATCCTCCACAAAATGAGCGCCAAGTACATTGAGCAGAATTTTAATACACTCCTAATGTGCAAGAAATATTCCGATCCATCCCGCGAGAAAAAGGATCCCGATTCTCCGTTTCCCAAAAAAGCCCACTCAGAGCAAGTGGACGATGGTCCAGGCTGCAGTGTTCTGCGGCAACAAAACGGGGAAACGCCGCTGAAAACCGAGTTCAAAATTGAGCCCGAGCAGATTGGGCCAGGGCAGCAGTTGCAGAACTGCAGCGTGGCGCACGGGAACGGCGCCTTTCCCGGCGGTGGGAACGCCCTGTTTCCTGGGAAGTCCGTGAGCAGCAGCCTGGCTCTGGGGATGGCAGGCAGGGGTCCGGGCTTCAAGGAAAACGATGCCAACCGGGCCTTCCTCCCGAAGAACGGAGGAGTCATTGCAAATATGGTGAAGAAAAGTGGCACCCAAAATGGCTCCGTCTTCACCAAGTTGAAGCAGCCTCTGAAAAGGAAATCTGAAATGGAAATTCAGTCGCAGAGAATGGACTCTGCGTATTTGTCGCAGGGCTCCTTCTTTGGCAGCAAGGAGAACCAACAGAACCAGAGTCCTCCGCAAAAACCATTTGACCTGACCACCTATAAACCTCTCGGCTTCGAGGCCTCGTTTCTGAAGTTCATTCAAGAAAGTGAAGACGCTGAGAACGACGTGGATGAAACGTGGCATTGGGAACCACCAAAACGATGCAAACAATTTGATTCGCCCCAGAGGGAGTCAGCAGTGGACACTGGCCCGACAGATTCGACAGTGGAAAACTGTAAAGGGTGCAGTGCAGACTGTGACAAAAACAACACTGCTGTGCATGACAGTTTTGCAGCAATCCAGCCTCTAATTTCACAAGGGTCAACTCCTTCTTTGGAGAACTTACGAACGATATTGGATAAGGCGTTGACAGACTGTGGAGATCTTGCCTTAAAGCAGCTTCATTTTCTTCGGCCTGTTGTGGTCCTGGAAAGGTCGGAGTTTTCCACTCCCCTCCTAGAACTGTTTCCAACAAAAAAGAGTGATGAACTGTGTGTGGGAAGTTCATAGGACTATTTGTATCAATTTTGCAAACTTAAAATCACCATACTGTAAAACTATGTAGAGATAAAAGCAGTGCTGCAGAGAATAAAAAGTGAATACGCCTGGGGCTTCCATTTGGGAAACGAAACCTTGGTTTGTTCTGGTTTTGTgcatgattgtgtgtgtgtatacgaacGAGTATTAGGGTACTTATCGGGGGTTAGTAGTTGGCACTAAGAACTTGAATGTGCACATACATACTGGtgcttttctgtaatatattgtaCACTACATCTCCTTTATGTATGGGTTTTGAGATAGTACACTGTCAATTAAATGGCAATTTTTCACAAAAAAACATTGTACTGATGGGTTTTTACTACAAGTCACATTGTATCGATGCTTTTGGAAAAACAGATTGGTCACCTTATTCATTTTTGGGATCAAAGAAATCTTGACAGttatcaatttttattttttttaaagctacttTTACTGTAGTGGGACTTTGGCGAACCCAGACGTTTTTTCTTGAAATATTCTTGCAATCGTATAAGAAATCTTCAAACTGGAATGTAAGAAAGCTACAAATTGGAACAAACACGGCGGCTGATTTTAATTTTTGATGAGCTTCACTTTTACCGTGACCATCCACAAGTTGactgaaatgttatttaaaatgggctcaagttttttttgtttttctttctctgcTGTAAGTGGAATTCTCCCTTTTTTATAACTTACTACTGTGTAGCAATTTTGTTCTGAAGTTagcttttgttttaaaaaaggACCAAATTGATCACTGCAGTATTTTCCTCTGTACATTTTACATATTCTACCCTCGTAATATAGATTTTAACATGAAAGGTAGTGATCTCGTGAAGAAAATTAATTTGGTGTGTATGTatttggaggtggtgaaatagcAAGAGATGACCTTCTGTTTAAGATATTTTGAAGTAATGTGTTACTTATTTAACATGCAGTTTTTGCTAAGAAATTTCAAAATGTCTGAATAAACCTAGAACATTTTTGCCAGTAAACTATACTACCTTTCAAGTCAGGTTTATTAGTGACACTTGGTGATGAACACGGAATGAATGATCATAGCATAACAAACTTAAATGGTTCCTTGGAAGCACCGGAaatttctaagatagacacaaaaagctggagtaacttagcggctcaggcagtatcaggcagctttaaaaccgagatgagaagaacctttttcacacagagagtggtgaatctctggaactctctgccgcagagggtagtcgaggccagttcattggctatatttaagagggagttagatgtggcccttgtggctaaagagatcagagggtatggagagaaggcaggtacgggatactgagttggatgatcagccatgatcatattgaatggcggtgcaggctcgaagggccgaatggcctactcctgcacctaatttctatgtttctatctctggggaaaaggaatacgtgatgttgagacccttctttgggtctctctttggtttaaaccagcatctgcagttccttcctacacatgaaattaCTAAGTATGTAATCAAGTTTGATATTTGATACATTAATTTAGAACAGTCCATGTCAATCCATAGATTTTTCAATGGAGGTGTTGAAATATTCCATGGTAGGTTAAACTTGTGAACCCTTGAATCAAATGCCATTAATTGGATTTAACTTGGTCGTATTTAGAATCACATTGAACTGTCTGTCTTGTGATTTTTAAGGATAGTGAAATCTATTGTTGTATTCCCTGTGGGCAGAGGTATTCCCTCAGAGAATGCAAAACGTGTTTGCTAGTAACAGTGGGGATTTTAGAAGCTCTTGAGATACCCTCGTTTCTTTATAACAGCATGATATATTCTGGGTTGTAGTGTTAGAAATATTAAGAGGCTCTTAGTCCAAGATTTATGGCCCATCATTAACTAAAATTACTGGCCAGTCTATGC
This DNA window, taken from Leucoraja erinacea ecotype New England chromosome 26, Leri_hhj_1, whole genome shotgun sequence, encodes the following:
- the rlf gene encoding zinc finger protein Rlf isoform X2 translates to MVQWIGRSILIQYGEKYKATEELLPLLEVYRISIQSYASARPCLTTECAHINFVLGQLVVSCFEILLSLPDKDVPQDLWQQLQQTLQDSHDVLLEFGNNELEALLAISREGGAWKNPVLQCILSKQTASIEEVNDYLIQEGPAFLEIRIKHLMKTDRKFDAVLLAKCCTENAEINSKGAFRQIYLTSLCTMGPNEEAAKEIARVDCKEVLDIICNLESDGQDNAAFILCTTFLTHQLQQESVYCSWELTLFWSKLQRRLDPSLGSFLDRCRQLGIIARTVYHIFFLIKVIQSEAEGAGLPISIELCVGALRIPSNENAEMKISICKTIACLMPDDLEVRRACQLTQFLLEPTVDAYHEVERLYKQPDQKYDEENGPIPNSLHCELLLALKAHWPFDPEFWDWKTLKRHCRGHLGDKADAISEDELSENELDGNELFDQMSRIPDTINDGRDKDGDAGKKKEKVMSERYYRWLQNMFFCVLCKKDYVVARMVHHAKTHVRDGIFSCPVCAKKFKRKEQFTPHVKEHIKKPKREKKQKKKLVKSLLPGMNVNAKHLDDMKVSVKKEIEENDYIIFSGADSVDEDQGDVSKTEVDDAVVTPWTESYPCPGTACSRSFKYYKNLTAHLKNDHLDNDENVKHFLEMNNRKALCKYCRRHFVSDYHLKAHLKVHSGLQPYICIQMDCNASFQAFADLVKHRKQHKEFLSKCTFKGCNKVFSGSCLLYHHEAQHYREAAYSCNLSGCKKFYFSKSEFQTHLQTHGLTSLEEFEARLLKKGSGDSSEDVTEDDSQLVTGEEKPCPVVSNVAENATEKPLQSCSYSLPQGTIKREKEYSPDDSYCPARLDTDRADSASKGKPAYPNLRGVYSENLLVPLEKLASFKELSDIEDMMKAATLHPEINRSLAKHKITTNVADSLPAFNRFACGIVGCSMEYALAKDLKKHIRAAHSNYYKGKKIDKHSRSVLKGSAASQDRDKAEMGEQALSTQLLSLQGQEGQLGAPIDALRKNKSVLHKAQRIKRPKNNRNAKWPAIFKGDKFVCSRCFKEFTNPKSLGGHLARKIKCPLLAENSTEANAVVQANAVVQANAVVQANAVVQANAVEQANAVVQPNAVVQPNAVVQPNAVEQPNAVEQPNAVEQPNEGEPPSQSVNIPEVPTLEELVRALQKLQLNKSEAVVGKVTVCASALTSPLMEPGLTSTSAASMSTPLDNVSQPQPHSRELFQLDSSKEDSGVIKPFVCDNDGCAFKAMTKDGLINHYVKTHKYPKDKVLKLSRFQLRFAPFKCHICLRTFTRKTNLRTHYKQMHRFSKEDMQKGKFSYINCVSVPGNRNPQLIVPNILIKTENESPLRTEEILCGAPNVTERLGLSEDAEPIKTEKDSLYPMTVPYQTEDCNLFGDDEHVQLGTVGGSWRQPGSDSENTMNESFTTEVECSESAESLKSEELHLNGSVESGGLMPDSADESESKEEGRGSRRVGAKTNLCYMLNKYHKPYHCIHKGCTAAFTGQPNLIRHYQTVHQYNREQMSLEEDQGNAKKDNTKVKKIFKCKFEGCTKRFQYPRVLLRHYSEIHKLAGGESGKFACNQADCLSPFNMYGNLRRQAAELQFKCSIDGCSRNYTIRSSYLRHVQRQHKAHYKSILLRPRKNSKYDRKSNLERCNLECLAGGANGSSSSVKPEMKLFKQEQLTDEDSSSSVPLRPTNLGRISGENLSDEESCDSESEVDSNFEIYKANLDSFGSALKQESDFESHQHGGHLTGKACNRKRKLAAALKRSLADDHSDNSNDSSAVQDGDCGRSGSSLVYCGSSVDEYDKELRKLGKCRDFLLKSADCGLAMCKIEILRDQFPCMVDNCQTVVLSRRSVMRHYKILHKMSAKYIEQNFNTLLMCKKYSDPSREKKDPDSPFPKKAHSEQVDDGPGCSVLRQQNGETPLKTEFKIEPEQIGPGQQLQNCSVAHGNGAFPGGGNALFPGKSVSSSLALGMAGRGPGFKENDANRAFLPKNGGVIANMVKKSGTQNGSVFTKLKQPLKRKSEMEIQSQRMDSAYLSQGSFFGSKENQQNQSPPQKPFDLTTYKPLGFEASFLKFIQESEDAENDVDETWHWEPPKRCKQFDSPQRESAVDTGPTDSTVENCKGCSADCDKNNTAVHDSFAAIQPLISQGSTPSLENLRTILDKALTDCGDLALKQLHFLRPVVVLERSEFSTPLLELFPTKKSDELCVGSS
- the rlf gene encoding zinc finger protein Rlf isoform X1, whose amino-acid sequence is MADGESEQAPEPLTERLRLVQGELRTHGVSPESSALYCQRFCEILIQYGEKYKATEELLPLLEVYRISIQSYASARPCLTTECAHINFVLGQLVVSCFEILLSLPDKDVPQDLWQQLQQTLQDSHDVLLEFGNNELEALLAISREGGAWKNPVLQCILSKQTASIEEVNDYLIQEGPAFLEIRIKHLMKTDRKFDAVLLAKCCTENAEINSKGAFRQIYLTSLCTMGPNEEAAKEIARVDCKEVLDIICNLESDGQDNAAFILCTTFLTHQLQQESVYCSWELTLFWSKLQRRLDPSLGSFLDRCRQLGIIARTVYHIFFLIKVIQSEAEGAGLPISIELCVGALRIPSNENAEMKISICKTIACLMPDDLEVRRACQLTQFLLEPTVDAYHEVERLYKQPDQKYDEENGPIPNSLHCELLLALKAHWPFDPEFWDWKTLKRHCRGHLGDKADAISEDELSENELDGNELFDQMSRIPDTINDGRDKDGDAGKKKEKVMSERYYRWLQNMFFCVLCKKDYVVARMVHHAKTHVRDGIFSCPVCAKKFKRKEQFTPHVKEHIKKPKREKKQKKKLVKSLLPGMNVNAKHLDDMKVSVKKEIEENDYIIFSGADSVDEDQGDVSKTEVDDAVVTPWTESYPCPGTACSRSFKYYKNLTAHLKNDHLDNDENVKHFLEMNNRKALCKYCRRHFVSDYHLKAHLKVHSGLQPYICIQMDCNASFQAFADLVKHRKQHKEFLSKCTFKGCNKVFSGSCLLYHHEAQHYREAAYSCNLSGCKKFYFSKSEFQTHLQTHGLTSLEEFEARLLKKGSGDSSEDVTEDDSQLVTGEEKPCPVVSNVAENATEKPLQSCSYSLPQGTIKREKEYSPDDSYCPARLDTDRADSASKGKPAYPNLRGVYSENLLVPLEKLASFKELSDIEDMMKAATLHPEINRSLAKHKITTNVADSLPAFNRFACGIVGCSMEYALAKDLKKHIRAAHSNYYKGKKIDKHSRSVLKGSAASQDRDKAEMGEQALSTQLLSLQGQEGQLGAPIDALRKNKSVLHKAQRIKRPKNNRNAKWPAIFKGDKFVCSRCFKEFTNPKSLGGHLARKIKCPLLAENSTEANAVVQANAVVQANAVVQANAVVQANAVEQANAVVQPNAVVQPNAVVQPNAVEQPNAVEQPNAVEQPNEGEPPSQSVNIPEVPTLEELVRALQKLQLNKSEAVVGKVTVCASALTSPLMEPGLTSTSAASMSTPLDNVSQPQPHSRELFQLDSSKEDSGVIKPFVCDNDGCAFKAMTKDGLINHYVKTHKYPKDKVLKLSRFQLRFAPFKCHICLRTFTRKTNLRTHYKQMHRFSKEDMQKGKFSYINCVSVPGNRNPQLIVPNILIKTENESPLRTEEILCGAPNVTERLGLSEDAEPIKTEKDSLYPMTVPYQTEDCNLFGDDEHVQLGTVGGSWRQPGSDSENTMNESFTTEVECSESAESLKSEELHLNGSVESGGLMPDSADESESKEEGRGSRRVGAKTNLCYMLNKYHKPYHCIHKGCTAAFTGQPNLIRHYQTVHQYNREQMSLEEDQGNAKKDNTKVKKIFKCKFEGCTKRFQYPRVLLRHYSEIHKLAGGESGKFACNQADCLSPFNMYGNLRRQAAELQFKCSIDGCSRNYTIRSSYLRHVQRQHKAHYKSILLRPRKNSKYDRKSNLERCNLECLAGGANGSSSSVKPEMKLFKQEQLTDEDSSSSVPLRPTNLGRISGENLSDEESCDSESEVDSNFEIYKANLDSFGSALKQESDFESHQHGGHLTGKACNRKRKLAAALKRSLADDHSDNSNDSSAVQDGDCGRSGSSLVYCGSSVDEYDKELRKLGKCRDFLLKSADCGLAMCKIEILRDQFPCMVDNCQTVVLSRRSVMRHYKILHKMSAKYIEQNFNTLLMCKKYSDPSREKKDPDSPFPKKAHSEQVDDGPGCSVLRQQNGETPLKTEFKIEPEQIGPGQQLQNCSVAHGNGAFPGGGNALFPGKSVSSSLALGMAGRGPGFKENDANRAFLPKNGGVIANMVKKSGTQNGSVFTKLKQPLKRKSEMEIQSQRMDSAYLSQGSFFGSKENQQNQSPPQKPFDLTTYKPLGFEASFLKFIQESEDAENDVDETWHWEPPKRCKQFDSPQRESAVDTGPTDSTVENCKGCSADCDKNNTAVHDSFAAIQPLISQGSTPSLENLRTILDKALTDCGDLALKQLHFLRPVVVLERSEFSTPLLELFPTKKSDELCVGSS